The genomic segment tatgttgcatattatatattactataaattaaaagaaaaaatgaatttaatatcacaaaataaaatattataaaaatatatattacaatttttttttgtttatttattaaaacaatataataggtgaaataaatttttatatgtatctaAAActgattaaaaataaatatatatatatatatataaaaatagtacatttaatatcattttttaaaacaggaaaaaaaaaaaaaaaatgtacaatatatatatatatatataatatataatatatattatattaatggtAAAAAtaccatataaattattataatatatattatatatttattataaatatatcaatatgtttataaggtataaaaacttttaattatattttatataaaaagcctaaaaaataagatataagaatatatatatatatatatattcatatattatattatatatataaatatatatataattattatattatgtataatttatatattaataaaatagtgAGCCCATATACAATATCTACaccaataaaaaaaaataaataaacatatataaataaataaatattatataattttattatattataatataataacaaaagaaaataataatacactaaattttatacataattcctttatacatatatatatataatatatatatattatatatattattattatatttattttttttttttattacgcatatttatttatatattatataaatatattattatatatataataattcacattgtataatttttataatatatattaagtagGGTTAtacttttcatatataatataatatcatgACGTTCAAAtctggaaaaaaaaaaaaaaattataatatataaatatagttatatatataatatattacattaagaattttttaattaaaaaaaaattcatatgatgaagagaatattttttaagagGTAGAATTTtcaatgaaaataaaaaatattttattatatattatataaatatttatataataaaatatatttattattataatattagaaagagtaaaataatgtattttatatatgtgaatatttttcttttttctaatggaatataaaataatatatatgaataaataattattagcaaagaaatatttctttcttattttatataatatcggatttatattttattatatataaaaaaataaaaaaatcattAATATTCATAAACTTGTATTATCGtttgttatatatgaaatagtAAAAttcatgaaaaaaatatatattttttattaagaaaaaaagagaaacCCTAAATCATATATGATTCAAAtatagggaaaaaaaaaaaagaaaaaaaaaaaaaaaacattaatgaatatatatgattatatattttttgttacaaatatgtaaaataataataataatatataattaaaattatatatatatatatatatatatattgattgatcgatttatttatttatttattaattatatataaacaaaaaaaaaaaaaaaaaacgggagaaattatttgaaaattgtatttacataataaattgtataatatgggaaataaaaaatatatgtatgtattatatatgaataaatgttatttaataaatttataagtttatatatatgtttacttatttttatgtatatttgaaaaaaaaaaattaatgcgaaatataaaaagaatagaaatattttgtgttatactgtttgtaataataattatatatatataaatatatatatatatttatatatatttatatatttatatttatttatatataattatattctgTTCACATTTTCCAATTCTATGctctttaatttttcatttccttGTTCCCTtgcttataataatataaaatgaatataaatgaaaaggatAAATTAGCTGAGCAGAATTTAGAAACTTTAGATGTAACTAAATTGACACCATTAAGTGAAGATGTTATAAGCAGACAAGCTACAATAAATTTAGGTACCATTGGTCATGTGGCTCATGGAAAATCAACCTTAGTGCATGCAATATCGGGGGTTCATACAGTTAGATTTAAGCATGAAAAGGAGAgaaatattactattaaatTAGGATATGCTAATGCaaagatatataaatgtacaaACCCTGATTGCTTACCACCTGAATGTTATAAATCATATGAAAGTAGTAAAGAAGATAATCCAATATGTCCACGTAAAGATTGTAATCATGAAATGAAATTATTAAGACATGTGTCATTTGTAGATTGTCCAGGACATGATATTTTAATGGCAACTATGTTAAATGGTGCTGCTGTTATGGATGCTGCTTTATTATTAGTAGCTGGGAACGAATCCTGTCCACAACCTCAAACCTCTGAACATTTAGCTGCTGTAGAAATTATGagattaaaacatatattaattttacaaaataaagtAGAATTAATTAAAGAAGAACAAGCATTAAAACAACAAGAAGAAATTAGAAATTTTGTTTCAGGAACAGCTGCGGATAGCGCTCCAATTATTCCTATCAGCGCTgtcttaaaatataatattgatgTAGTTTGTGAATATATTGTTACTCAAATTAGTATACCTAAAAGGgattttatatcatctcCACATATGATTGTTATTCGTTCATTTGATGTAAACAAACCTGGTGAAGATATTGAAACCTTACAAGGTGGTGTAGCAGGTGGTAGTATATTACATGGGGTATTAAAAGTTGGAGATAAAATTGAAATTAGGCCTGGTATTATATCAAAAGATGATAAAGGAGAAATAACATGTAGACCTATCATTTCACAAATTCTTTCTATGTTTgcagaaaataataatttaaaatatgctGTACCAGGAGGACTTATTGGTGTTGGTACCAAAATAGATCCTATCTTAACAAGAGCTGATCGTTTAGTTGGTCAAGTTATCGGACATCTAAATAAATTACCTGACTGCTTCGCTGAAATTGAAATATCTTATTACTTATTAAGAAGATTATTAGGTGTTAAATCACAAGACGGAGAAAAAAATACTAAAGTTGCCAAACTTAAAAATGGAGAATTCCTTATGATCAACATCGGTTCTACTTCTATTGGTTGTAGAGTTACTGGAATCAAAACTGAACTAGCCAAATTAGAACTAACTGGTCCAGTATGTACCAAAATTGGAGATAAAATTGCTCTCAGTAGAAGAGTTGATAAGCATTGGCGTTTAATTGGATGGGGACAAATTAATAAGGGAAAACCCTTGGAGCTTCAAGAACCAATTTGATTcctaaaaatgaaaaacaaaaaaaaaaatatattaaggcacacacatacatatatatatatatatatatatatatatatatatatatatatatgtatatattcttttgttaatttaaaaaaaaaaaaaattgtattaaagaattcataattatcaccaagttcatttatttaataatttgtatCCAAAAATTCAATCAACAAAATTTTTAagcaaaatgatatatacatatatatatatatatatatatatatatatgtatctaatttctttatttttttttttttttttatatatctgtatatatatatatatatatatatatatatatttatagatataaattaattttgtttatatggtttttttttttttcattttttaatttttaatatcaacttatgatttttataaaacttTTTTAACTAAACATTTtagtgaaatatatatttaaaaaaaaaataaaaagataggaatttattttaaataaatccttattttatattaatgttttatttatttattattttttgaccGTCGATATTAAACGTTTAATaagaaatgatatatattatataaaataatataacaaaaattttaataattattcaaaaatttatatatataatttgaaaagatttttttttttttatttatttaaaattgatATGTgagaaacataaaaatatattggacaaaaaatagaaaaaaaaaaaaataaaactaataaggagaaaaaggaaaaataataatcctttattaatttatatatgtaattttatatgaatatgttaaaaaaaaaaaaaaaaaggaaaaaaaaaaaagaaatgtatatatttgtctATTATAAATAGacgtatatttaaaaaaaacgaTGTGAAGTGGGATATAATGGAAAGCTACataaacatatgtatatatatttatatatatatatatacttatttattattataacaatgTGTTTCATATAACtcaatatatgtattaatttataattattatatttatttcacattattcttataattcATTACCatctttcttttcatttttttgaagATGGAAATATTTTTACGAAATAAGTCCTTTTTGTAcattttagaaaataaattcaCGCTTTAATGTAATTATTGACTGCATAGGATTAGAAAAGATAAAATTGAagaataagaaatatttatttgacTCGTCTACTCTATCGAaagataaataattaaaatgtacATTTCTCTCTTTGTCTACTTTTACACTGAACTTTCTGTTTGCGCTTAAATTATCATAAACATATTCGTAGgtcctaaaaaaaaaaaataaataaataaaaaaaatatttatatgaatatataagcatatgtatacatgaatttatacattaaataattagtatatgtataaatatatatatatatatatatatatatatatatatatatttatttatttatttatttatcattttagTACTTGTCCTTGAAATTAAATATAGGGGTAAATACATTATTGTTATACTTTAAAGAGAGGCATACAGAACCATCATATTCATTATGCATATTTCTCTCAACaataattttgttattaaaaCTAATATTATCACCgtgtttattataatattcatataatttactTTCTAAATTTAAAAGAGCTTTTTCACTTTTAAAATCATAATGTGCATTTAAATAGAAATTATCAAAGAATTGAAAAAAACTTATCCTTTTCAAAATATCTATACTATTAAATTCTCCTTTaattattgtattatatatattagtataAGCATTAACATAAACCATTTCAGGTAATTGATAAACTACATTAGCTCCAAAACcactatttttataaaagggAATACTAATATCCAAACCTAATTCAtctatacaaaaaaaattatttttattgtattgCATAAAATTGGTAAATATTTCTTGATCTAATATATtagttttttcttcattttctttattttctttttcatcaaCCACTTTAACTGGTACTACTTCTtctcctttttcttttatactAACATTTGCATAAATACTTAATCtatctttatataatctTTTTCGAAATTTTGTATACaaatttactttttttatattgtctTTTAAATTCTTATCTGATTTTGATACACCCaatgtattataaaaatctaacaaatcttttttaattttattagaGCATAAACTATACTTCTGATTACCTATTTGTACATTTATACATCGCACATAATACACCAGACAACAAATAACACACACCAAATATAGTTGGGACATTATTAataactattttttttttctttttcgtttttttaaaacaaaaattataaaaataatattatttaaaacaacaaagtatttatattatgttgcAAGGTAAAATATGCAAtaagtaaataaaattataaatatgtatatatatatatatatatatatatatatgtgacataaaaaaaaaaaaaaaaataataataataataataaatcacacaaatttattaaatattattgtatgccatgtaattatttattatagcatcctcttaaaatatatatatatatatatatctaaaacaataaatatattatatgtacattatatatatatatatataatttttcttttttatcatattatatgaataaaaaaggtggtacatatatatatatatatatatatatatatatatatatatatatatatatattcaatatatgtataatataaccttaaaaataaacattataAGTCAAAGACTAATGTAATGTAATggtgtataaataaatattcacatatatatatatatatatatatatatatatatatgtatgaatatacataattaaatattacatatttgtttattattattcaaaaaatgaaaacatttaataattataatattatttacataaaaatctaaaatattatataaagaattgaaaagaaaaaaaaaaaaaaaaaaaaaaatatatgtatacataaaaaaaaaaaaaataatataaaatattatgatatataataatgaaattatttatagTGATAAggagaataataatattaaatattaatattatatcattattactatttgtatttttcttattttgtaTCATATACATTAAggttatcttttttttttttttttttttttttttgggttttttttttttttttcatagttcctttttaatatttaaaaaaaaatatatctatacatTTCTAATATTTGttgattaaaaaaattttttttacacatttttttaatttacttatatttaaaaatatatatatatgatatttttttttttttttttgttttgaaaGCTAAGgcttgtatatataaaaagagaattaattaaagaagaaaaaaaaaataaatacatacacataaatataattatatatatatatatatatatatatgctacgtacatatatattatatataaattttaagcGTGCATtgtatgtaattatatattttatgatttatttctttcaatctgtattatatatatgtatttaaattATGTGTATAAAATGGAAActacttatttttattaatttgaaCATTACATATGtccatttaaaaaaagaaagaataatATTCAAAACTTTCAGGTTggcatattttattatattttatttttattttatgaatttttttttttttttttcgtcaggatgtataattatataagcATGATAAATTTTTCAAGCTTACGTATTATATCTGTTTTATAACTTATTATAGACATAATacaattaataattaaacaAAAAGGTATCGAATaattttatcaatatattttagtgtaattaaaattataaaaaataaaaaataaaaaaaaaagagaaaaacaTAATTAAGAATGAAagataattaattaattttttttttgtaaaagaaatattatgcaatcagtttttatattatatgttatttttatcaatattatatattatgctaTTTAttggaatatataatataatatatattatatatatatatatatatatatataattattatggaTAATCTAAAAATGTTAGGAGAAaactatttaaaaaaatatatatagtttttattatttttcatataaacttttaaaatattacacTATTACATACATTTCagacaaataaaatatcatatGTGCAATGATATTTTtcgtttatattttatgtgtgtaaattttttttcacttacaaataaataaatatatatatatatatatatatatatatatatattatataatatacgtACATATATTATGCATAAATGTtggtataataaaaattaggagaaaaaaagtattttaatattataaattattatatctacACTGTTTCACAGTCTTTTATTctccatatttataaaaggataattaaatattgaattttatccatattaaaataaaagtgcctatatatattatacatatatatatattttttacactttatatatttaataatttttagtaCTACTGTATATACAAGAATAATTCCTATcgtttaatataaatttacacgaaataaaaaggattacctcaaataaatattaataaaagaaaaaaaaaaaaaaaattagttttattttatttttaaaaatacatatgataacagtaaaaaaaaaagattatgaatgtataaatatacttttttttctgttaattttatttatttatctctTTAATTTTCTCTCTGTTTTTTTGTCTAattgtatatacatatatatatatatatatatatatataattactcATATTTTACTaattaacatattataagataattatataccttttacattttttgcATACATATAACTATTTTTTATCTAATCagtgtatattattttttttaataataatattataatgccTTTTTcctaaattttttttcttttttaaatatatatatatatatatatatattatgtctatatttctttctatctgttaaaatataaatttacataattccatttttaaaatatattttatatgaaaaagttaaaataataattgaatttatttattttaagatTACTagaaattttcttttttaaataatatatgtacttcatattcttaaataaaaaatattaattttaaattgttacatatatatatatatatatatatatatatatatatttatttatttatttataatacaacCTTTTTAATTGCATTCATATAAAGAGCTTCTATTTGTATAGAGTAAAAATAGAATAgttgttcttttttatttttttcatcttttttatattatgttcttttattttattctattatattttttgttgataatatatattttttttaagtatttctttttttcttttataattatgtttaATTATGAAAGTATATTGATTAATGAAGATGTTGTATCaggtaatttttattaatatataactacaatatattatttttatttattataattttatgtccatttttttactttttcacTTATTAATAGAAATGACCATTGAAGACGCGAAAAAGTTAAAACCTTATTGGAATGTTCAAATAGccaattttaaaaaaaggtaAAACCATAAAAATATGTCTATATATATCTGTAATGTCATTttagaaaattattatataaatacgtTTTGatgttttattaattatttcattgattttttttttttttttttttttccctttctAAAAGTTCAAAAGAACCAATGTTTACTTTATTACAAATGGCTATATTACTAAACAAAAAAGATATCGTTGGGTATTTACTAGCCAGAAGAGGTTTAGATATTAACGCATTGAGCAGAAATAACCAAACAGCTTTAATGATAGCATGTgataaaaaagtaaaacaaacaaaaaaaaaaaaaaaaaaaaaaaaaaaaaaattaactacatatatataacgtGGATTACATAGTCAAAAAGGAATGTCCAATTAGCTAAAATGATGTAATTTcatacaatattttttttttttttttttttttttcttttatatatgttttatttatttattattctaAGGTACCACTAGATTGGATTGAAGCAATTTTAAAAAGAGGAGGAGATTTAgggataaatataaaagatgattATGAACAAACAGCTTTAGATAAATGTAATTTTAATTCAAAAggtatataaagaaaaaaaaaaaaaaatgacgtttatatatttatacatatacacatttaTGTATGCTGTTGAACATTAATATACAAATTTTTCTATTCCTATGCTTTTCAAATTTGCATAATTTgtcatttctttttctcaCTATAGCTTATCATTTGCTTTTAAAATATGGAGCTATAGAAAaggtaatataaaaaaaaaaatttaattaaataaggATATTGAATAAttgaaataagaaaatatataatcgtactatatataaaataaaacattataatataatataatataatataatataatataatttattattattattttttttttatttcatgaATGGAAAGAAAAATTGTGTCAAGGGGAAGGGTGCTACggtacaaataaaaaattaaaataaaatataaaagaaacaGTGGATATGTATGAACGTATAAATGTGTGTCTTTTCTGAATAATagacatttattattttatttgatatatatacaaatattttattttctttaatacaGACAAAGTCGAGCAAATTCGGAGAAAGCTTATGGCTCAATGTTTGTGGATGTGGTTCAAgatattacaaataatttttacatatgtaaaaataaataaataaataaataaatatatatatatatatatatatatgccattttctttttcttttttttaaaagatgtTCCTATTttgaaatgaaaatatttacttattttatattcgatgaaaatattatttttgaatatttttttttaacttttttcTTCAATACTTTGAATTGTCTATTCAGtttgttttaaaatatgatatattacttttatttatttttcgaaattttttttttttttttttttttatttattcattcatttattatttttaattaataccTCATATTGAAaacattaattttaaatatgacCATCAAACAAAATTCTCCTTTTTCtgattaatttattttatttttattttttttttttgtttctgatttttaaaaaatgtctttaatacaaatattcttttttcttcttttgttTTAAGGATTAggaacacatatatatatatatatatatatatatatatatataatattaataatgttcttatttatattttataattgtataaaataatttaagctgttttaaacaaataacacttatatatttctatatttattaatgtgTTCAATGatctatatcatttttataaaataacttttttctgtttcttttttatgtataaaaaatacaaatattgtaagaaaaaaaaaaaaaaaaaaaagaagaaaaaaaattatccctattgatatatatatgttatttattttattttatcttaaaattttaaaataattatataaatttcttaatatattatatatttatgatataaaCATAATCTCCTTTTTTCCtgattcatataatatatatatatatatatatatatttatatttataatatttttctcttaTTAGTTAACAAATAATGCACACAAATggataaaattataatattagtttataatattatattaaattatatatatataacatattttaatttaaaacatAGAATTCTTTAAACCTTTGAAAATATGAAGCAACATGATTCGATTAATGtaaatttgtatattatattttttcttttttctcatttaattatacatatatatatatatatatatatatatatatatatttatttatttatttatttacttttaattgttttataattatatataaatgccTTTAAGAAAAACAATAACTGAACGTTGAAaaatcaaaatgaaaaaatataagcactattttttaatattacttCTAGGGCTATGAAccgtatttatttatatttacaaataaatgtatatgaaaaaaaaaaaaaaaaatatatgtatataaatgtaacatttatatatatatttatatatatatataacataaaattaataaataataaaaaaaaaaaaacgtgttttttataaaaggATTACTCATTTGTTATgcattaatttttatttaagttattattatcttttattattatatatataatatattttttatgtgaaaattttctttttaaaataagcAAACGTCATTTTGCATAATAACTTTTCTCAATAATGTTATatgtaaagaaaataatataattaagatTTTGtctgtaaaaaatataatatatatatatatatat from the Plasmodium falciparum 3D7 genome assembly, chromosome: 14 genome contains:
- a CDS encoding eukaryotic translation initiation factor 2 subunit gamma, putative — translated: MNINEKDKLAEQNLETLDVTKLTPLSEDVISRQATINLGTIGHVAHGKSTLVHAISGVHTVRFKHEKERNITIKLGYANAKIYKCTNPDCLPPECYKSYESSKEDNPICPRKDCNHEMKLLRHVSFVDCPGHDILMATMLNGAAVMDAALLLVAGNESCPQPQTSEHLAAVEIMRLKHILILQNKVELIKEEQALKQQEEIRNFVSGTAADSAPIIPISAVLKYNIDVVCEYIVTQISIPKRDFISSPHMIVIRSFDVNKPGEDIETLQGGVAGGSILHGVLKVGDKIEIRPGIISKDDKGEITCRPIISQILSMFAENNNLKYAVPGGLIGVGTKIDPILTRADRLVGQVIGHLNKLPDCFAEIEISYYLLRRLLGVKSQDGEKNTKVAKLKNGEFLMINIGSTSIGCRVTGIKTELAKLELTGPVCTKIGDKIALSRRVDKHWRLIGWGQINKGKPLELQEPI
- a CDS encoding ankyrin-repeat protein, putative, with the protein product MFNYESILINEDVVSEMTIEDAKKLKPYWNVQIANFKKSSKEPMFTLLQMAILLNKKDIVGYLLARRGLDINALSRNNQTALMIACDKKVPLDWIEAILKRGGDLGINIKDDYEQTALDKCNFNSKAYHLLLKYGAIEKKNCVKGKGATTKSSKFGESLWLNVCGCGSRYYK